The Thermocrinis albus DSM 14484 genome segment GTATGGCCTGAATCTCTTCGGGGAACCTCTTCACCGAGTACTCCTTCCCAGTGGTGAGGTTCTTTATCACACCTTTATCGAGATCCACCTCCAGCTCATCACCGTGTGAGATCTCATCCACAGCTTGTGGTACTTCCACTATCGGCAGTCCGATGTTTATAGCGTTTCTGAAGAATATCCTGGCGAAAGATTTGGCTATAACCACCGGCACGCCAGCGTACTTTATGGCTATGGGAGCGTGCTCTCTGGAGGATCCCGATCCAAAGTTTTTGCCTGCCACTATGATATCCCCCGGCTGGTGCTCTTTGGCAAACTCTGGGTGCTCTGAGTCTTCCATCACGTGCTGGGCAAGTTCGTAAGGATCTGTGGTGTTAAGATAACGGGCCGGTATTATCTGGTCTGTGTCTACGTTATCTCCAAATTTCCAAACTTTACCTCTTATAACCATAGAGATAGGATAAGGGTTTAGTATTTTTGTGTCAAGCGGGCCCGGAGGGACTCGAACCCCCGACCTAGGGATTAGAAATCCCTTGCTCTATCCAGCTGAGCTACGGGCCCTCGGGGTGACAGGACTTGAACCTGCGCCCTCTGGCTCCCAAAGCCAGCGCTCTCCCACCTGAGCTACACCCCGTACAGCTTATAAATTATACCACACCTATGAAAAAATCATATCAAGGTTTATAATATAGCCTCATGAGAAGAGCTCTCCTACTGCTTGCCATTCTGTTTACTTACGTGGTTATGATATGGGGAGGGATGGTGAGAAGCACCGACTCGGGTTTGGCATGCCCCAGCTGGCCACTGTGTTACGGTGATTTTAGCTTACCTAAGGATCTGTCCGCACGCATGGAGATGGGACACAGGACGGTGAGTGGCCTAGCTGGTCTCTTCGTTTTTTTGAGTACTGTGGCTGTCTGGCGTAACATAGGAGGACCTGCGAAACTTACAACAGGTATAGCTCTCCTCTTCACCCTGTCGGCAGCCCTCACCGGTATGAAGATGATAAAATCCGAAGCTCCTCATCTCAAGTACGTAGAACATATGCTTTTAGAGTCTTTCCATATTTACGAATCTATGATAATACTGGGAGCTCTTGTCGTCACTTACAGGCTTCTCTACAAAAAGGAGGGAGAGAGCTACATACCTATATGGGTGTACGTACCGGCCCTTGTAACCATTATGACAGGTGTTCTTGTGAGATATACAGGTTCCGGCGAAGCGTGTGGGCACGAGTGGCCTACCTGTGCGGGGTACCTTGTACCTCCCATGGATGATTGGAAGGTGGCGTTGCAGTTTACTCATAGAAACCTCGCTTACATCACGTGGTTGATGTTTCTGGCCTATCTCCTTCGCTTCAGGGATAAGCTGGCTCTCTTTGCCTTCCTTCTCATAAACGTCCAGTTTGTCTTTGCTGTATCTATGGTACTTTCGGGCTTCTTTCTTCCTTTGGTTTTTCTTGATACCGCCAGCGGATTTTTTCTCTTCGCCTTTTTAACTTATCATGTGCGTGTGAGGTTGTAAGATGGTGGTGAAGAGCTTCGGTAAAGTGGCCGAATACAGTCATGTGGTGAGAGACTGTTTGGTGCTCACCAAGCCCGGCATAGTTCTCCTGGTTCTCATAACGACCCTCACGGGAATGTACATAGCTAAGAGAGGTTTTCCGGAGCCCTCTCTGGTTTTATGGACCCTTGTGGGGACAGGACTTGCTTCTGCAGGATCTGCCTCCCTTAACCAGTTTCTGGACAGAGATATAGATGCTCGCATGAGCCGTACCAGTCATAGACCGCTACCTTCCGGTAGCCTTCCACCGCTGGTGGCCCTCATCATGGGTGTTCTACTTTTGATAGCATCCCTCACCGTCATGGTACTGGCCGTAAACCTATTGGCAGCCTTCTTGACGGGGTTGGCTTCCTTATTCTACGTAGTGGTTTACACTCTTCTCTTTAAGAGGCGTAGCCCGTGGGCCGTGGAGATAGGAGGTGTTTCAGGTGCTATGCCTCCCGTTATAGGATACGCGGCCGTCAAGGGAACTCTTACCCCGGAAGCTGCCATACTCTTTGCCATAATGTTCTTCTGGCAACCTCCCCACTCGTGGGTCTTGGCTATAAAGTATCTGGAAGATTACAGAAAGGCTGGTATTCCTGTGTTGCCCGTCGTCAAGGGTGTGGAGTACACCAAGATACGGACCCTTCTTTATACGTCCGCTCTACTGCCCCTTAGTCTACTTCCCTACTTTTATGGAATGGCTGGTAAAGTTTACCTTTTGGGTGCCTTTGTCCTCAGTGCCCTGTACATAATCCTCACCCTGAGGTTCGTTTTCTCTCGCAGAGAGAACGGCATGTTTCTCTTCACTTACTCCATATTCTACATAGCACTTCTCTTCTCTCTTATGGTGTTCAACATGGAGAGGTGATCATGGAAAGATGGTGGTTTTACCTGGCTGTTCTCTCTCTAGGTGTAGGGGGATTTTTTGCCTTTCTGGTAGCCATGGCTAGAACTCCCGGAGTGGAACATCTCTTCCCACCCGGGTACTTCTACCATGCTCTCACGGGACATGTGGACCTGGCTATAGTGGTTTTCCTGCTTTCCTTCACCATGCTTCTGTGGAACCAATACTACCCAAAGGAAGAGAAGGTGACTTTCCCTTTAGCCAGTCTTGGTGCTGTTCTCATAGGTATGTCCTCCTTACTGGGGCTTGGACTTCCTGTGTCCAACAACTACCTTCCCACACTGGTTCATCCTCTCTTCTTTACAGGAGCCGGTCTCTTCTTTACCGCCTTTTGGTTATCAGCTTTTCTCAGACTAAAGGAGGCGATAGCTGACTTTCGTAGTGATGATCCCAAGAGGTCATCCCTATCTACCTCTGTAATTCTCTCCCTCCTGATGTTGGTGGCCTTTGTGTTCTCCTCCCTTCGCGCAGGTGATCCTGCAGAAGTTTATAGGTTTTACGAAAGGCTTTACTGGGCACCGGGTCACATACATCAGTTTATCAACGGCTCTGTTCTCATACATACTTGGTACAGATTACTGTATCTAACTGGAAAAGGGGTAAGATCCTCTCGTCTGTGGATGAGTTTTGTACCCTTTCTCTTGTTTGGTGTACTTCTGACATCTGTACCGTTAGTGTTCAGCGATCCCATATCCCGTGATGCCATCGTTTTTACCGAGATATCCTACGCAGTGGGACTAGGCATTCCCATATTCTTCCACATGTTTTACGTGGTGAGAAACCTAAGACCCCTTTCCTTCACTCATCTTTACCCTACCGCCCTCTTCATCTCCCTCCTCCTTTACTTTTTAGGAGTGATCATAGCTTACGGGGGTATAAAGGCGGATCTGCGTGTCCCAGCTCATTACCACGGTGCTGTTACATCTCTTACACTGGCTCTTATGACCTTATCCTACCACCTTATGCAGGAGTGGGGAATACTGAGAAGGATAAGCAGGTCCTTCTCATTAACACAGGTGTATCTCTACGGAGTGGGTATGGTTCTCTTTATACTGGGGTTATACTTAGCCGGTTTGAAAGGTGCACCTCGTAAAACCTACGGTACTGCCTACACACAGGATCCCTTCGTGCTGGGTGCTCTCCTTCTTATGGGACTAGGTACGCTCCTTGCGGTGATAGGGGGTGTTATGTTCGTTCTGTATGTGTTAAAATCCACTCTCTCTCATGCCCGTTTTTCTTATAACCAACGATGACGGCTACTTTTCTCCCGGTATACAGGCTCTGAGGGAAGAGCTGAAGAAGCTGGGCAGAGTGGTTACAGTGGCCCCCGACAGGAATCTCAGTGGTGTTGGTCATTCTCTTACCTTTAACATGCCCTTACGGATAAGGAGGGTAGATGAAGATTTCTGGACCGTCATAGGAGGGACACCCGCCGACTGCGTTCACCTCGGTTATTACGTGATCCTGGAAGGTAAGAAACCGGACCTCGTATGCTCTGGCATAAACGAAGGTCCCAACCTGGGGGAGGATATAACCTACTCAGGTACAGTTTCTGGTGCTATGGAAGGGAGGATACTGGGTATACCTTCGGTAGCTTTCTCCGCCTTTGGTAGGGATGAGGTTGATTTCAGGAGCGTGGCTCAGGTGTGTAAAGAAGTGGTCCTAAAGGTACTCCAGTATGGTATGCCGGAGGACACTTACCTTAACGTCAACATACCTAACCTACCTCCCGATGAGATCAGAGGGTTTATGTTCACTCGTCAGGGAAAGAGGGCTTACAAAGAGAAAGTGTTACGCCTTTTAGATCCACAGCGCAGACCCCTTTACTGGATAACCGCCGAAGAGTTCGGCTGGGAACTGGAGGAAGGAACCGATTACTGGGCCGTCTATCACGGTTACGTTTCCATAACACCCCTCCAGCTGGATCTTACCAACCACAGAGCCCTCAGGAGCCTCCAAGAAAGGTGGAGAGTTTAAATTAGTTATCTATGCTTTACAGAGAACTTAACGACGAAAGTAGAAAAGAGCTGAGAGATTACTTTGAGGATAGGGACTATATGGTGATAGCGGTGCCCCGCCACGAACCTATAAGGATGTATGTGGTGCGTGCCAACCGTACAGTGGAAACGGCACGGCGCGTGCATAATCTGGCGCCACCGGAAGCTCTCCTACTGGGAGAAGCTCTCCTGGCTGCCTTGCTTCTGTCGTCCCTGGTAAAACACGCCACCCATCAAAAGGTTCTTTTTAAGCTGAACCTAGAAGAAGGCAGTGTGGTAGCTGAGGCTGACGGTAAAGGCAGAGTGAGGGGCTTTATAGAAGGCCAAGTAACGGGATACTGGAAAGGGGATCTTACCGTTATAAAGGAACTGAGGCTAGGCGTTCCTTACACCAGCATAGTGCCTGTTGTAGGAAACTCGGTGAAGGACACTCTCCAGTACTACTTCCACCAGTCTGAGCAGATCAAAACTGTGGTGGATATGGCGGTAAAACTGGATGATGAAGGAAGAGTACGCTTTGCCGGTGCTTACATGGTCCAGATGATGGGAGGTACCTCACCTAAAGCAGAGGAACTTATGGAGAAAAGACTTAAAGAGCTCCCTCCCTTAGAGAAGTTCCTGGAGGAAGGTAAAAGACCTGAAGACATAGCCACGGAAGTTCTCGGAGACATGGAGCCCCGTTTGGTAGGCCTCAAGGAAGTGGAGTACTACTGTCCTTGCACTGAGGATATAGCCAAGGCAAGTCTCCTGCTGTTGTCGGAGGAGGAGTTAAACGAAGTACTCCAGCAAGGTCCTGCGGAGGTGGTTTGTAAGTTCTGTGGCAGAATTTACCGCTTTACCAGAGAGGAGCTTATGCTATAATAACTTCTTCAGACCGCACCTTTCCCATCTGGGTTGCCCCAAAAGGGGTGACGGGAAAGGGAGGCAAAACCCAGAAGGAGGTAGGTATGGCTGTAGTATCTATGAGGGAACTGCTGGAGGCAGGTGTCCACTTTGGTCACACCAAAAGCCGTTGGAACCCAAAGATGGCACCCTTTCTATACGGGGTGCGCCACGACATACACATTATAGACCTCAACAAAACCCTTGTCTACCTAGAGCAAGCCTATCACTTTGTAGCGGATAGTGTGGCACGAGGTGCGGAAGTACTGTTTGTAGGTACCAAAAAGCAGGCCAAGGACGTGATTAAGGAAGAGGCAGAGCGAGCGGGAGTACACTACATCAACGAAAGATGGGTAGGCGGACTACTCACCAACTTTCGTACCGTTCGCAAAAGCATTCTCAAGTTGAAGACCTTAGAGAGGATGGAGGCAGAGGGTGTGTTTGATGTCCTGCCTAAGAAGGAAGTGCGGGCTCTCAAGAGAAAGATGGAGAGACTGCGTAAGCTCTATGGTGGTATAGTCAACATGACGAGACTACCTGACATAATCTGGGTGGTGGATACAGTGAGAGAGCACATAGCGGTTCAAGAAGCCAGGAAGCTGGGTATAACGGTGGTGGCCATACTGGACTCTAACTGTGATCCAGATTTAGTAGACTACCCTGTTCCCGGTAACGACGACGCCATAAAGTCCATAAAACTGCTGACTTCTAAGATAGCGGATGCCATCATAGAAGGTAAGACGAGAAGGGAGTCTCTTGGAGAGGAAGCAGCCACCATGGAGGTGGTCAGAAAAAGGGTCATCACAGTGGAAGAAGAAGAAAGAGCCCTCTTCGAAAAAGCTATGGAGATGTCCGAAAAGTACGAGTACATCGACAAGGGAGCGGAGGAAGATATGGATTAATGTCAAGAGGGTGTCCAAATGGCGCCTGCCGGGTCTCTGGACACCCATAAAGGGCGCGTTACAAGTAGCCCGGCCCCGAGCAAGAGTGTGAGCTCGGGTACTGTGGTGAAACATGATCACATCGGATCTTGTTAAAAAGTTGAGGGAGATGACAGGTGCCGGTATGCTGGACTGTAAAAAGGCCTTAGAGGAGGCGGGAGGAGATCTGGAGAAGGCCAAAGAGATACTGAGAATAAAGGGACTGGCCAAAGCCGAAAAGAAAGCTGGTAGAGAAACTAAAGAAGGAGTTATATACGCTTACGTCTCGGAAGACAGAAAGAGAGGTGTGCTTTTGGAACTAAACTGTGAGACGGACTTTGTGGCTAAGAACGAGGAGTTCTCCCGGCTGGCGCTCCAGTTGGCAAAGCACATAGCCAATGTAGATGAGAACTCTGACCGCCAAGGCACAGGTGAGGATATAGCTTCCCAACCCTTCTACCAAGATCCTTCCATCAAAGTGGACGAACTGATAAAGTCCGCCATAGCCAAGATAGGTGAAAACATTCGGCTCAGCAGATGGACCCGTTACGATGCCAAAGGTTACGTGCACGCTTACGTGCACGGCATAGGAAGAGTGGGTGTTCTCCTGGAGTTTGAAGCTCCTACCTTGGAGGAGAAAGTTCTCAGAACAGTGCAGGACATAGCTATGCAGATAGCCGCTATGAAGGCAGAGTACGTAAAGGTTGAGGACATACCGGCTGACGTACTGGAAAGAGAAAGAAGGATACTGGCTGAACAAACGAGACAGGAAGGAAAACCGGAAAACCTCATAGACAGGATAGTGGAAGGTAAGCTCAAGAGGTTTTATCAGGAAAAGGTCCTATTAGAACAAGCTTTCATAAAAGACGAGAAAAAAACGGTGAAGCAGTATCTGGAGGAAGTAGGTAATGTCCATATAGTGAGGTTTGTAAGGTACGAGCTAGGTGGACTGTAATGTACACTCGGGTGCTTGTCAAACTTTCTGGAGAAGCTTTTGCAGGTAAACAGGGTTTCGGTATAGATTCAGAATTTTTGGCTTACATAAGTGAGGAGATAAAGTCCCTTGTCACTGCGGGTGTTCAAACAGCGGTGGTCATAGGAGGAGGCAACATATTCAGGGGTCTTGAAGGCACCAGTATGGGTATAGATAGAGCCACGGGAGATTACATGGGTATGCTGGCCACCGTTATAAACGCCTTAGCCCTCCAGTCGGCTCTGGAGAGGTTGGCCCAGATACCCACACGAGTCTTGTCAGCTATAGAGATGAGGCAGGTGGCAGAACCTTACATAAGGAGACGTGCCATAAGGCATCTGGAAAAGGGGAGAGTAGTGATCTTTGCAGCGGGTACAGGAAACCCCTATTTCTCCACAGACACAGCTGCAGCCCTTCGGGCTGCGGAGATAGAAGCCCAGCTTCTTATAAAAGCCACTAAGGTGGATGGCATATACACCGGCGATCCCCAGAAGGATCCCAACGTGGAGTTCATAGAGGAGATCACCTACAAGGAAGTGATAAACAGGAACCTACGGGTTATGGACCACACCGCTCTCACCCTCTGTATGGAGAACAAGATCCCTATAATGGTTCTCAACATCCACAAACCGGGCAATCTTCTCAAAGCGGTCAGTGGTCAGAGGGTGGGAAGTCTGGTAAGAGAGTAAAATATACAGGAGGGTGAAGGCATGCTGGAGGATATTTTCAAAAGTGCGGAAGAAGACATGAAAAAAGCGGTAAATCACTTCAAAAACGAGATAGCAGGACTGAGGACAGGAAGAGCCAGCACCGCCCTCGTAGAGGAGTTGAAAGTGGATTACTATGGTTCTAAGGTACCTATAAAGCAGCTAGGTAGTATAACAATCCCCGAACCCAACCAGATCCTCATACAGGTTTGGGACTCTAACGCGGTGTCCGCCATAGAGAAGGCCATAATGGAGAACCTACAGCTCACACCTCAGAAACAAGGCAACACCCTTCGCATCACCCTACCACCCCCAACAGAGGAGAGACGGAGGGAGATGGTAAGACTTCTCCACAAGATGGCAGAAGAGGCAAGGGTTGCCGTAAGGAACGCACGGAGAGATGCTAAAGAGATGATCGAAGATATGGAGGGTATATCGGAAGATGAGATAAAGAGGGCTCTGGAAAGGCTCCAGAAGCTCACCGACAAGTACATAGATGAGATCAACAAACTGACGGAGGCTAAAGAGACGGAAATTCTAGGAAAGATCTGATGCTCTCCCTTCTTCTCACCATAAGTCTCCTCATAGGTGATGCCCGCGTCATATACATTCCTGAGGAACATACCAGCAAAGAAGATCACGCTTTCCAGCTGGAGGTTATAAGGAAAATATGGGAGTCCGGAGAGAAGCTGGTTATCGCCATGGAGATGTTTCAGCAACCTTTTCAAACCTTTCTGGATCAATACATCTCCTGCGACATTTCTGAAGAGGAGATGCTCCAAAAGACCCAGTACAGAAAAAGATGGGGCTATGATCCTTCCTTCTATGCTCCCATCTGGCGGTATGCCAAAGAAAAGGGTATAAAGATTTACGCCATCAACATACCCACAGAGCTGGTAAAAAAAGTAAGGGAAGAAGGCTTAGAGAAAGTGAGGGATCCAGCTCTGCCCTATCCACCCATGGAGCCCACACAGCAGGAGAAAGATCTTCTATTAGGAGTACTCAAAGAGCATCCTAAGGTGGATGTCCATAGCTTTCTGGATGTACAGACGGCATGGGATTCTGGTATGGCCTTGGCCATAGCCCGTATTCTGGAAAAGGAGAAAGACTCAAGGGTGGTGGTTCTGGTGGGTGGTATGCATGCGCCTTCTTTAGAGGAAGGTGTTCCCAGAAGGGTGGCTCTTCTTGTGCCGGGTGTAAAGCAGAAGATACTGAGGAGAGAAAACTATCAGCGTCTGTTTTCTATGGATCTTTCCAAGGACAGATCGTCTGCCAACTCTATGAGGGATCCAAACTGCAGACCGTGAGATATACGGCTAACTTTGACAGAAGGAAAGCGTTTTTTATGAGGGAAAGAATGAAGTCTCACAGGTTTACATCCATCTTTGAGAGCCTGTAGTGCAGGGTCCTGAAGTTGGGAGCTTTAGGCATCGGGGGTCTATCAAAAGCTTTACTCTTTTGACAAGCTGGTCATTTTACCTTATAATAGTGGTCGGTTATTGTACCTTTTTTATAATATCAGTGTGGAAGAAGGAAGGAAATAATGAGGTTTAATGCTTTTAAAATTTTTACACTCTTCTTATTTTTAGTAACATCAGGTACATTAGCAGAACAATTTATTATTGAAGAAAAAATTTTTATCCAAACAAATAATTCACCTAAGAAATCTTATACAAAAAGACAAAAAGTTAATTCTAATATTTCCAATCATCAATCAATTACTTATACATCTAAGCAGTTAGGTATTTCTTCTGAAGGTCTTAATTCCAATATTTCTAGTTATCAATCAATTACTTATACATTTAAACAGTTTGGTATTTTATCTGAAGATTTAGTACTTAAAGAAGTTTATCCATCGTGGAGTTTTTATATTCCTGTCTATCCAGGTTATAAAGGAGGTAAAATAAATCTATTGTTAGAAGCTTGGGGATTAGGAAAAGATTCTTATGTAAGAATATATGTAGATGATATTCCGTATGTTTCTTTTAAAGGAAATGAGCTTCCACCAGCAGTAACTATAAATCTTCCAGCTTATCAAAATAAAGATTTCATCAAAATAACTATTGGAGGATTTTTGGGCTACTCAGATAATATATGTAAAGATATAATTGAAGGTCAATCTTATTTGATAGTTAAAAAAGACAGTCAGATTACTATAAATTATAAAGATATTGGAGATATTTACAGTGTTTTTAAGAGTTATGAACCCTTTTATTCTATTTTACCTTCAGGAAATTTAGATTTTTATTCTTTAGCTTTTTATCTTTCTAAACAGAATCCTTTTGCCAGTGTAAAATTTAATGATCCTTCTTCAAAATATAAAATAACTTATGATAGTAATACAGAAGGTATCCAAAGAGAGGGAAATATTCTAAAAATTTCTCCCAAAGGATTAGATGGAATAAAAGAATCATTAACTGATTTCCTTGCTATAGGAACAAAAGTAGATATAGGAAACCTAATTAAGAAAAAGAAAAAAATTGATAAACAAAATCTACTTACTTTTGCAGATCTTGGTTATACTACTTCTACTTCCAAAGGATTAATCAATATATCCCAATACTTTACGATTAACACTTCACAGTTTAGAGGAATTCCTAAAGATTTAAGATTAAAACTACACATAGCCCACACTCCTGTTCCTGTAATAAAATCACACGAAGCAAATCTAAGGATATATCTTAATGATAAGCTAATACAAGCTTATCCTTTAGATGGATATGGCGATAAAACTTTTGATCTTGCTATTCCTTTATCAGTATTACAATATGGACCAAATACACTTAAAGTAACTTTTAGCAGAAATATTACCCCTGGCGAATGTTCTGGAACAATTGTTGAAGGTGAATTGACAGTTTTTGATGACTCTTATTTTTACTGGAATTCTGTAGAGAAAACACCTTACAACATTTCAGATTTTATAAAATCTCTTCACGGAAAAGTGCTTTTTGTAGTGAAAGACCAAAGTTTTATACCATATCTAATAAATTTTCTTTCAGAGCTTGGAAAGAGAAATACTTTTATAGATAGAGTAGATATAAGTGCAAACATTGACAACAATGCGAAAAACTACGATTTCATAATACTTTTTGGCCTAGATTCAAATATAAACCTACCTGTAGAATCTGACAAGGGAGAATTTATTGTAAAAAACCCCCTAACAGATGTCTCTCTTTTTAGTTCTAAATATTACAAAAATTTTGTTTTATTACAGGTAGGAAAATACGATAAAGTTCCAGTTCTTGCAATACAATGTTGGAGACAGGAGTGTGATTCTATATTTTATAATATGAATTTTGAAAACCTTTATAGGCTTTTTGGAAATGTAGGAATATTTACTCAAGATTATTTTATATCTTACCAAGTAGGTAAAAAATTAAGCATTACCTATACAGTGGATAAAGGAATAGCCTATTATTGGAATAAGTATAAACTTATTGTTATTATAGCAATAGGATTAATATCTATTCTCTTTTTAGGATATGTTTATAAAAAGCTGACAAGGAGGGTAGTACAATGAAAAAATTTTTATTAATCATAATATTCTTTGCAATATTTTATCCTATAAAGCGGATTTATGCTGGAGCATTTGGCAGAGAAGAAGGAGAATTGTTTATTAGCTTAACACCAAGATTTTACAAAGCAGACAAATTTTTTGATAAAAATGGCAATAGAAAACCTATAGGATGCAGTTTTAAAAAGGAAGAAATTGAACTTTATGCTGAGTATGGTATTTCCTCCAAAGATACTCTCATCTTTAAAGTTCCTTACCAATGGTTATCTTGTGGAGATGCAAAAACATCTGGTTTTTCTGATATAGAAGCAGGTATTATAAGAAAGCTCGTCAAAAATAATTCATACGTATTATCAGCTTACGGTGTTGCTATTTTACCAACTGGTTATTCTATTCATGACAATCCAAGGCTTGGATATGGAAGGATTGGGCTGGAGGGTGGTATTTTATATGGGAGAGGCTTTGGAAAAGGTTTTATAGATACAGGAATAGGATATAGATATTACTTTGGCTATCCCTCTGATCAAATTAGAGGTTACTTAATGGGTGGTTATAGTATTACTAAAAATTTTCAGCTTTTAGGCATTATTGATGCACAAATAGGATTGGGTAATGGTAAAAGAAAAAATTTAGGTTATAATATAACTTTAGAGCCTGATTATAAATTAATTCAAATTTACATTGGTCCAAGAATTTTGTTAAATAATAATATTTCAATAAATTTTGGATTACACAAAGTTATTTTTGGGAGGAATACTGGTGATGGGGCAGGAGCCTATGGGAGCCTATGGATCAAATTTTAAGAAGATAGGTCAAATATTAATAGAAAAAGGACTTATAACACAACAGCAATTAGAAGAAGCTTTGCAATATCAAAGGAAGTATGGAGGAAGATTAGGATGGATATTGGCATCTTTAGGTTATATAAAAAGGTTAGATTTATATAAAGTTTTATCAGAACAATTGAATCTCGAGCTTAATTTTTATCCAAATGTTACAAAATTTATAGATTTAAACTTTTTAAAAAAGTTTGATCCATATATTTTAGCAAGATATGAATGCATACCAGCTAAAGAAGAAGGAGAAAATGTTTTGGTTTATACGTCATACCCGGATTCAGAAAAACTCAGAGAATTTAGCGAAAAGTATTTAAAAAAATAAAAATATTACATTGAAGCTTATAACAGATTTAGACTTGATAAAAACATTAGAATGGGCTTTTAAAGAAAAGTATATTGATAGAGCTGTACATGGTCTTTTTTATGTCACTCCAGAATTGAGTGCTTCTTTGGTATTCTCTAAAACGCAAGTATTAATAATGGCTATTTTAATTTTCTTAGCTTTGTTATGGTTATATTTCGACCCTATATCTTTAGCAATTTTTTCTTTAAGTATTGTTCAATTTTTTTATCTTATTTCCTTGTTATTCAAGTTTATAGTAAGTTTAGCTGGTGCAACAACTGAAATGACGCAATTTATTACAGATGAAGAAGTAAAAAATTTAGAAGAAGAAAATCTTCCTGTTTATACGATTTTGGTTCCAGTTTATAAAGAGCCAGAAGTTATAGGAATTTTGATAAACAGTCTAAAGAAAATGGACTACCCTCAAAATAAGTTAGATATAATACTTCTTTTAGAAGAAGATGATAAAGAAACATTAGAAGCAGCTAAAGCACATCAACCTCCAGCTAATTGGCGTTTTATTATAGTACCCACAAGTCAACCTAAAACAAAGCCAAAGGCATGTAATTATGGTCTTTTCTTTGCTCGTGGGAAATATCTGACTATCTATGATGCAGAAGATATTCCTGAACCAGATCAGTTAAAAAAGGCAGTAATAGCATTTAAAAAAGGAGGGGACAAGTATATTTGTTTTCAAGCACAACTAAATTATTTCAACAAAGATGAAAATTTCCTAACAAAAATGTTTACGCTAGAATACTCTTACTGGTTTGACTATCTCTTGCCTGGTCTTTTTAAACTCGGCTTACCTATCCCATTAGGTGGAACGAGTAACCATTTTGATGTTGAAAAACTTAAAGAAATAGGTGCATGGGATTCATTTAATACAACGGAAGATGCAGACCTTGGAGTTAGAGCTTTTAGTAAAGGTTATAAGGTTGGAGTGATAAACTCTACTACATACGAAGAAGCCAATGCTCGCTATAGAAACTGGATAAGACAGCGTTCCAGATGGATAAAAGGCTATATGCAAACTTGGTTAGTTCATTCACGTAATTTGGGTAAATTATATAAAGCTGTGGGGCTTAAAGGTTTTATAGGTTTTAACCTT includes the following:
- the surE gene encoding 5'/3'-nucleotidase SurE, with translation MPVFLITNDDGYFSPGIQALREELKKLGRVVTVAPDRNLSGVGHSLTFNMPLRIRRVDEDFWTVIGGTPADCVHLGYYVILEGKKPDLVCSGINEGPNLGEDITYSGTVSGAMEGRILGIPSVAFSAFGRDEVDFRSVAQVCKEVVLKVLQYGMPEDTYLNVNIPNLPPDEIRGFMFTRQGKRAYKEKVLRLLDPQRRPLYWITAEEFGWELEEGTDYWAVYHGYVSITPLQLDLTNHRALRSLQERWRV
- the cyoE gene encoding heme o synthase produces the protein MVVKSFGKVAEYSHVVRDCLVLTKPGIVLLVLITTLTGMYIAKRGFPEPSLVLWTLVGTGLASAGSASLNQFLDRDIDARMSRTSHRPLPSGSLPPLVALIMGVLLLIASLTVMVLAVNLLAAFLTGLASLFYVVVYTLLFKRRSPWAVEIGGVSGAMPPVIGYAAVKGTLTPEAAILFAIMFFWQPPHSWVLAIKYLEDYRKAGIPVLPVVKGVEYTKIRTLLYTSALLPLSLLPYFYGMAGKVYLLGAFVLSALYIILTLRFVFSRRENGMFLFTYSIFYIALLFSLMVFNMER
- the leuD gene encoding 3-isopropylmalate dehydratase small subunit; its protein translation is MVIRGKVWKFGDNVDTDQIIPARYLNTTDPYELAQHVMEDSEHPEFAKEHQPGDIIVAGKNFGSGSSREHAPIAIKYAGVPVVIAKSFARIFFRNAINIGLPIVEVPQAVDEISHGDELEVDLDKGVIKNLTTGKEYSVKRFPEEIQAILKAGGLMEYARQRLLKDA
- a CDS encoding Hsp33 family molecular chaperone HslO, with the translated sequence MLYRELNDESRKELRDYFEDRDYMVIAVPRHEPIRMYVVRANRTVETARRVHNLAPPEALLLGEALLAALLLSSLVKHATHQKVLFKLNLEEGSVVAEADGKGRVRGFIEGQVTGYWKGDLTVIKELRLGVPYTSIVPVVGNSVKDTLQYYFHQSEQIKTVVDMAVKLDDEGRVRFAGAYMVQMMGGTSPKAEELMEKRLKELPPLEKFLEEGKRPEDIATEVLGDMEPRLVGLKEVEYYCPCTEDIAKASLLLLSEEELNEVLQQGPAEVVCKFCGRIYRFTREELML
- a CDS encoding cbb3-type cytochrome c oxidase subunit I; the encoded protein is MERWWFYLAVLSLGVGGFFAFLVAMARTPGVEHLFPPGYFYHALTGHVDLAIVVFLLSFTMLLWNQYYPKEEKVTFPLASLGAVLIGMSSLLGLGLPVSNNYLPTLVHPLFFTGAGLFFTAFWLSAFLRLKEAIADFRSDDPKRSSLSTSVILSLLMLVAFVFSSLRAGDPAEVYRFYERLYWAPGHIHQFINGSVLIHTWYRLLYLTGKGVRSSRLWMSFVPFLLFGVLLTSVPLVFSDPISRDAIVFTEISYAVGLGIPIFFHMFYVVRNLRPLSFTHLYPTALFISLLLYFLGVIIAYGGIKADLRVPAHYHGAVTSLTLALMTLSYHLMQEWGILRRISRSFSLTQVYLYGVGMVLFILGLYLAGLKGAPRKTYGTAYTQDPFVLGALLLMGLGTLLAVIGGVMFVLYVLKSTLSHARFSYNQR
- the rpsB gene encoding 30S ribosomal protein S2, producing the protein MAVVSMRELLEAGVHFGHTKSRWNPKMAPFLYGVRHDIHIIDLNKTLVYLEQAYHFVADSVARGAEVLFVGTKKQAKDVIKEEAERAGVHYINERWVGGLLTNFRTVRKSILKLKTLERMEAEGVFDVLPKKEVRALKRKMERLRKLYGGIVNMTRLPDIIWVVDTVREHIAVQEARKLGITVVAILDSNCDPDLVDYPVPGNDDAIKSIKLLTSKIADAIIEGKTRRESLGEEAATMEVVRKRVITVEEEERALFEKAMEMSEKYEYIDKGAEEDMD
- a CDS encoding COX15/CtaA family protein; amino-acid sequence: MRRALLLLAILFTYVVMIWGGMVRSTDSGLACPSWPLCYGDFSLPKDLSARMEMGHRTVSGLAGLFVFLSTVAVWRNIGGPAKLTTGIALLFTLSAALTGMKMIKSEAPHLKYVEHMLLESFHIYESMIILGALVVTYRLLYKKEGESYIPIWVYVPALVTIMTGVLVRYTGSGEACGHEWPTCAGYLVPPMDDWKVALQFTHRNLAYITWLMFLAYLLRFRDKLALFAFLLINVQFVFAVSMVLSGFFLPLVFLDTASGFFLFAFLTYHVRVRL